Proteins from one Cryptomeria japonica chromosome 4, Sugi_1.0, whole genome shotgun sequence genomic window:
- the LOC131042698 gene encoding uncharacterized protein LOC131042698 isoform X2 has protein sequence MNLTGKLHPDSNNIILWPSTSFFPVTKCLCPSAVASCAFRPQSLSLGRLQTFANSLCPAVSKRKCSINRLIRSFGEIVGKCNRNEAVLSIPYNESAQLVPPHHTMSDICPPEFSIWTAEDDLVLKNAVEPGTGATLQVFELKFNII, from the exons ATGAATTTGACTGGAAAACTACATCCTGATAGCAATAATATCATTTTATGGCCTTCGACAAGTTTCTTCCCTGTCACGAAATGCCTCTGCCCATCTGCAGTCGCAAGCTGTGCCTTCAGACCTCAATCTCTATCACTTGGACGCCTTCAAACCTTTGCGAATTCGCTGTGCCCTGCCGTCAGCAAAAGAAAATGCAGCATCAACAGACTGATACGCTCTTTCGGCGAG ATTGTAGGTAAGTGCAACAGAAATGAGGCAGTATTATCAATTCCTTACAATGAATCTGCTCAACTAGTTCCACCACATCATACTATGTCAGATATCTGTCCTCCTGAGTTCAGCATTTGGACAGCAGAAGATGATTTGGTGCTCAAGAATGCGGTAGAG CCTGGAACGGGGGCTACTCTTCAGGTTTTTGAACTTAAGTTCAATATTATTTGA
- the LOC131042698 gene encoding uncharacterized protein LOC131042698 isoform X3 — protein sequence MNLTGKLHPDSNNIILWPSTSFFPVTKCLCPSAVASCAFRPQSLSLGRLQTFANSLCPAVSKRKCSINRLIRSFGEVGIVGKCNRNEAVLSIPYNESAQLVPPHHTMSDICPPEFSIWTAEDDLVLKNAVESCGFRYDQFEFD from the exons ATGAATTTGACTGGAAAACTACATCCTGATAGCAATAATATCATTTTATGGCCTTCGACAAGTTTCTTCCCTGTCACGAAATGCCTCTGCCCATCTGCAGTCGCAAGCTGTGCCTTCAGACCTCAATCTCTATCACTTGGACGCCTTCAAACCTTTGCGAATTCGCTGTGCCCTGCCGTCAGCAAAAGAAAATGCAGCATCAACAGACTGATACGCTCTTTCGGCGAGGTTGgg ATTGTAGGTAAGTGCAACAGAAATGAGGCAGTATTATCAATTCCTTACAATGAATCTGCTCAACTAGTTCCACCACATCATACTATGTCAGATATCTGTCCTCCTGAGTTCAGCATTTGGACAGCAGAAGATGATTTGGTGCTCAAGAATGCGGTAGAG
- the LOC131042698 gene encoding uncharacterized protein LOC131042698 isoform X4 has protein sequence MNLTGKLHPDSNNIILWPSTSFFPVTKCLCPSAVASCAFRPQSLSLGRLQTFANSLCPAVSKRKCSINRLIRSFGEVGIVGKCNRNEAVLSIPYNESAQLVPPHHTMSDICPPEFSIWTAEDDLVLKNAVEVTYLA, from the exons ATGAATTTGACTGGAAAACTACATCCTGATAGCAATAATATCATTTTATGGCCTTCGACAAGTTTCTTCCCTGTCACGAAATGCCTCTGCCCATCTGCAGTCGCAAGCTGTGCCTTCAGACCTCAATCTCTATCACTTGGACGCCTTCAAACCTTTGCGAATTCGCTGTGCCCTGCCGTCAGCAAAAGAAAATGCAGCATCAACAGACTGATACGCTCTTTCGGCGAGGTTGgg ATTGTAGGTAAGTGCAACAGAAATGAGGCAGTATTATCAATTCCTTACAATGAATCTGCTCAACTAGTTCCACCACATCATACTATGTCAGATATCTGTCCTCCTGAGTTCAGCATTTGGACAGCAGAAGATGATTTGGTGCTCAAGAATGCGGTAGAG
- the LOC131042713 gene encoding nuclear speckle RNA-binding protein B-like has product MEPAEEEKARKSYKRSALQGPRPPPLKISKAGIEKIGMSKQQQHQEQPPQQQQQRQRQQPVIIYTRSPEVIHTKPQDFMQLVQRLTGPSCSKKKKKKKSREKTRSQVMPEPHLTTFKSPSEFISTTITTTTTTSSVFPSFPAPAITPSQLYSGLLSPFPISPLPPFSPSLFTISPLRYSYSPLQFLDTPSYFTSCDQIFPPPVKDTDQSNNVP; this is encoded by the coding sequence ATGGAACCAGCAGAGGAAGAAAAGGCCCGGAAAAGTTATAAGAGATCGGCCCTTCAAGGGCCAAGACCTCCTCCATTGAAGATTTCTAAGGCGGGTATTGAAAAAATTGGTATGAGCAAGCAGCAGCAGCATCAGGAGCAGCCGCCACAACAGCAGCAGCAGAGACAGAGGCAGCAGCCTGTAATCATTTATACACGATCTCCAGAGGTGATTCACACAAAACCCCAGGATTTCATGCAATTGGTGCAACGTCTGACAGGCCCATCATgcagcaagaagaagaaaaagaaaaagtcaagagAGAAAACCCGTTCTCAGGTAATGCCTGAACCCCATCTGACCACCTTTAAATCTCCCTCTGAATTCATTAGCACCACTATCACTACCACCACCACTACTTCATCTGTGTTTCCTTCTTTTCCTGCTCCAGCAATCACACCATCTCAGTTGTATTCAGGCCTGCTGTCACCCTTCCCAATCTCTCCTCTTCCTCCGTTCTCCCCAAGTTTGTTCACCATATCCCCTTTGAGGTATTCTTATTCTCCTCTGCAGTTTTTGGATACACCTTCTTATTTTACCTCTTGTGATCAGATATTTCCCCCTCCTGTCAAGGACACAGACCAGTCCAACAATGTCCCATAG
- the LOC131042698 gene encoding uncharacterized protein LOC131042698 isoform X1, whose amino-acid sequence MNLTGKLHPDSNNIILWPSTSFFPVTKCLCPSAVASCAFRPQSLSLGRLQTFANSLCPAVSKRKCSINRLIRSFGEVGIVGKCNRNEAVLSIPYNESAQLVPPHHTMSDICPPEFSIWTAEDDLVLKNAVEPGTGATLQVFELKFNII is encoded by the exons ATGAATTTGACTGGAAAACTACATCCTGATAGCAATAATATCATTTTATGGCCTTCGACAAGTTTCTTCCCTGTCACGAAATGCCTCTGCCCATCTGCAGTCGCAAGCTGTGCCTTCAGACCTCAATCTCTATCACTTGGACGCCTTCAAACCTTTGCGAATTCGCTGTGCCCTGCCGTCAGCAAAAGAAAATGCAGCATCAACAGACTGATACGCTCTTTCGGCGAGGTTGgg ATTGTAGGTAAGTGCAACAGAAATGAGGCAGTATTATCAATTCCTTACAATGAATCTGCTCAACTAGTTCCACCACATCATACTATGTCAGATATCTGTCCTCCTGAGTTCAGCATTTGGACAGCAGAAGATGATTTGGTGCTCAAGAATGCGGTAGAG CCTGGAACGGGGGCTACTCTTCAGGTTTTTGAACTTAAGTTCAATATTATTTGA